The genomic DNA CCCCAGGAGGGATGAAAGACCATGAACGAGCGGCGGTTTTCGGGCAGGGTGTCGAGTCGGGTGCGGATTTCAGCGTCCACCCGGTCGATTTCGAGCAGCAGGGCGTCCGCATTGGCCCGGTAGACGGCCTCGTTGGCCGGGTCCATCTTGATCAGTCCTGCGCAGGTGTTCCGGGCCAGCACGCGCGCGCCGTCCGGTGAAAGCCAGACATGGGGATCAAGGGTGCCATGGTCATGGTCATGGTCGTGATGAGCGGCGGCCTGGTCGTGTTCGTGGTCTTTTTGGGCCGCGCCAGCCGTGTCGTGCGCGTGGTCTTCATGGCCGCCGTCCTCGTCGTGACCACCGTCCTCGGCGTGGTGGGCATGGGCGGCCATGGGGATCTTTTCGATGCCCCGGTCCGTGGCCACTATGCGCATGGTCGGGTTGGCGCTGTTGATGCGCGGCAGCCAGACCTCCTCGAAGTTCACGCCGATGGAAAAGTACGCCTTGGCCCCGGCCAGCGCGGTCATCTGCCGCGGGGTCGGCTCGTAGGTGTGCGGGCTGGCTCCGGGCATGACCAGCACCGAGACCTCGGCCAGATCGCCCGCGATCTTCTCGACAAAATATTTCTGGGGCAGGATGCTGACAAAGACCGGGCTGCCCGCCAGGGCGTTGCCCGCGCCAAGGACGACGCCCAGGCAGAGGGCCAGCGTGGCCAGCAGGGCGTGTGTTTTTCCTGATTTCAGAGGCATGGTTCCCTCGGTGCGAACCCAGAACAGGCCGGGTCGCTGTTTGCAAAGTTTCGGATGCACGGCAAGAGCAATTCAAGTGCAAAATGAAACACAGTTGCATTTGGTTGTCAACCGTCCGGGCGCGAATGGGGGAGGCGAAGGGGACCGGGTCGAACCGGGCCTTGGCAGGTCGAGCCAAGGCCCGGTTCATCAGGAATTCACGCGCGGGGCGAGGGAGGAGTGTCGCGGCAGGTCGGTCCCGGTCAGTCCGACCAGCCCGGCCAGGGCCGCGCCGAGTGCGCCCGCCATGTCCGGCTGGTCCGGGATGAGGATGTCGGTGCCGATTTCCGCCTTGAGCTCGCGGGCGAGCAGGGTGAGCACGCAGGGGTTGTTGGCCACGCCGCCGGTAAAGACCAGGGGCAGGGCAAAGCCCACCCGGCCAAGCATGTTCACCGTGCGTTTGACGATGGCCTTGTGCAGCCCCAGGGCGATGCTCTCCGGCGGCGTGCCGCGCGCCATGAGCGAGGTGGCCTCGGTCTCGGCAAAGACCGTGCACATGGAGCTGATCTCCGGCGGGTCCGAGCCCTTGAGGGCATAGGCTCCGAACATTTCCACCGGAATCTGGAAGACCCCGGCTGTGTACTCCAGGAACTTGCCGGTCCCGGCGGCGCACCGGTCGTTCATCTCGAACTTGACGACCCTGCCCGGCTGGCCCTCGTGGCCGGGAGCCAGGGCGATGGCCTTGGTGTCCTGGCCCCCGATGTCGAGGACCGAGCGCGCCTGGGCAAAGAGGTGGGTCGCGCCCATGGCGTGGGCCTTGATCTCGGTGATGGACGAGAGCGGGCATCCCAGGCCCAGGCACTGGATGAGGTTGCGGCCATAGCCGGTCCCGACCAAGGAAGCGGGGCGCAACCCCTCCAGCAGCCCGGCGCACTGGGAAACGGGATCAAACGTGGTGGGAGCGCGCAGGGCACGGACCACCTCGCCGTTCTGGACGGCCACCAGCTCGATGGAGCGGGAGCCGATATCGAGGCCGACGATCACGCCAGGGTCTCCACGAACGCCTCGATGCGCGTCTTGAGCTGCTCCACGTCCTCCATGGAATAGTCTGTCTCTATGGAGAGCATGGGGATGCCTGCCCCGGCCAGGGCCTTGTCCACCTTGAGAGCCTCGTGTGAGTATGGCTGGCAGAAGAGCAGGCTGTAGTGGATGACGCCGTCCGCCTTGACCATTTTGGCCAGGCTTGTGACGTTGTCCAGCCGCTCGGTGTTGGGCGTGAAGCAGGCACAGTCGATCTTCATGTACCGGTCCGCGATGGCGTCGATCATGGCCTCCAGGGTGGTGCCGGATTCGTCCGTCAGATCGCGGCTGTTGCGGGTGCCGATGCAGGACTCCTCGCCCACGATGACCGCGCCCGCGCTCTCGACCACATAGGGGAGCTTCCAGTTGGGCACGGCCATGGGACAGCCGGAGAGCATCAGCCTTGGCGTGTTGGCCGGGGCCACGCCCTGGCCCGCCGCGATGCGGGCCTCAAGCTCGTCGCACAATTCATTGATCTTGGCCGTGAAGCGGACCGGCTCGTCGTAGAAGCTGATCTGGTTGATGAGCAGGGCATCGCGGCCCGAAATGGGCGCGGGCGAGGCGGCGCGCAGCTTGGTCAGCCGTTGCAGGGCGCGCCGCTTGGCATTGGCTGTCCTGATGCCCTGGGCGAGTTTTTCTGCGGTGATGGTCCGGCCCGTGACCTTCTCCAACTCGGCCATGTAGCGCACGATCTCGGACCGCCACAGGGCGCGGGCCGCCGGGGTCTTGGTCTGCGGCACTTCCATGACATAGGTGGGGGCGATCTCGTTGAAGGCCTCGTAGGCCTTCTTCTTGCCGTCGCAGGTGGTCTCGCCCACGATCAGGTCGCACGATTCGGTGAAGGGACACAGCCGGGCCATCTTGAAGCCGATGAAGGACTTGATCAGGGCGCAGGTGTTGCGCGGCACCAGCTGCTCGGCCAGGTTCGTGCCCGCCTCGGCCCCGGCGCACAGGCCGACGTGGACGGCGTCGGCGGCCAGCGTCATCTCCTCGGGTACGAAGACACAGAACGATCCCACCACCTTGCGCCCCTCGGCCTTGGCGTCCTGCAACTCCTTGATGCGCAGGCCGTGGACTTCGGAGAGCACGAAGTCGAGATATTCCGCGCCCCGCAGCCGGTTCTCCTGCGAGAGGTAGATGTCGCCGTAGAATTTGCCCAGCACCCCCAACAGCGCGTCGTGCGCGGGCAGGTCGAGGTTCAGTTTTTCCCACATCTGCGTGTGCGTCGAATCGGACATGCGGCCTCCTGGCTGATCGTAGATCGAAATGTTTCAGGGTGTTCACCCATTTTGATAGATAATATCTATTTGGTGATGCGATATGTCTCTATAGCATCAGAGGCGGCGGGCGGGGAAGCAATTCTGATTGGCCCAAGGTTCGGCACCGGACGAGAGGGGGACGTTTGAGGGCAGGGGGCGAGCGACGGGCGCGAAGTGTCGCGCCCGTCGGTTTCTGGAGGGAGGCGTGTTCAGGGGATCAGATGGAGCAGCGCAGTTGACCGAAGGGGTTGGCGAGCCGCGGTAGCCAGGGCGCGCTGAAGAAGGCGTGTCCGGCCCGTGGAATCCGCGTGGCCGGGGTGTCGGGATCAACGCGCACGGTCACGGCTTCCGGGGTGAACTCGACGACCATGGGCACCATCTCTCGCTCGGTGTCGCCGCACAGGCTCTCCCGTTCCTTGGGCGTAAAGAGGGCGGTGCGCCCGTCAGGGGCGGCCACGGTCAGCCGTGTCAGGATGGTGGCGATCCTGGCCACTGAGCCGTCGCGGTGAAAGACCAGGGAATTGGTGTCGCCATTGACTCCCACCGCGTCGGGATCAAAGGCCGCGATCTCTCCGGCAGGGGTCTCCACCGGGGTGAACCTGGCCGGTTCGACAGAGCGGATTGTGCCGTTGGGCAGGAAGGCCACGCCCATACGCGTCTCGATCACGCCCGCCGGGGTGGGGATGGAGACCGTGTGGCCGGGCCAGAGAGTCAGACTGCGCATGGCCCCGGAGGGATGGAAGCCGACGCCGATGACCATGGCCGTCAGCACGCCCACCGGGGTGAGCAGGGTCAGGGGCGCGGCCAGTCCGGCCTCGTCGTCCTGGCCCCAGTAGCCCGAGAGCTTGCCATTGAGCGGAAAGACCCGGCTCAGGGAGCCGTCCGGATGAAAGGTGAGCATCTCCGCCGGGATGTCGCCCGCCGGGGTGGAGACGATGGTCTGCGTCTCCAGCGGCAGGGATTTCAACCGGCCCGATTCGTGGAAGACCACGGGCTGGACTTCCTTTTTGCGCAAATCGTCGGTGGTGTGCTGCGGGATCAGTTTCCCCAGCGGGGTTTCAAGGGCGCAGGCGACTCCCGGACGGCAGGAGAGCAGTGCGCCGCTGGCGTAGAGTTCCTGTCTGCCGGTCGCCTCAATGACGCCGTATGCGGTGGTGATGGGCTGCATGGTCGCTCCTTGATTGAAGTGGGGGGGGTCATGATTGGCGGTTCTTTTCAGAGTCGCGGCATCCTTCGGTCAGCCGGGCGAATTCCGTCCTGGTCAAGGGCCGCCTGAGTTCCCAGGCCCGCTGGCGGACGGTGTTTACAAGATTCGGGATGGCTGTGTCCGGGCAGTGCAGGTTGAAATCGGCCAGGGCGTTGACCACGGCCCCGCGTCCGCTCTTGCCGCCCACGGCGATGCGCCGACCTGCGCCGATGCGAGCCGGATCGTAGGGCTCGAAGAGGTCCGGCGACTTGCTCAGGGCGTGGGCATGCAGCCCGGACTCGCAGGCAAAGATGTCATCGCCCGCAATGGATTTGGTCCTGGGGATCGGCACTCCGGCTGCCTTTGACACGAAGCGGCACAGGGCGCGCAGGCCGTCGGTTCGATAGGGGCGGCAGGGGCTGTTGTTTCCGTTGAGGCAAAGATGGGCGGCCAGCTCCTCGGTGGCCGCTATGCCTGACCGCTCGCCGATGCCAAGCACGCTGGCGTCGGCATAGTCCGCGCCCGCGTCCAGGGCCGTGACCGCGTTGGCCGTGGCCATGCCGAAGTCGTCGTGGCAGTGCACGGCCAGATCAATGTCCAGGGCGGGCCGGAACAGGTCGATGAGCGCCTGCATCCGCACCGGGGTCAGGATGCCCAGCGAGTCCGAGAGGCGCACCCGCGAGGCTCCGGCCTCGGCAGCGGTCAGGGCGGCGGTCAGGGCGAAACCCAGGTCGCTGCGCGAAACATCCTCCAGGCCGACGGACACGGCGCTGACGTCCATGAGCCGGGCAGCCAGCACGGTGGAGGTGATCCGCTCCAGCACTGCCTGCCGGTCCATGCCCAGCCGTTTCTCCATGTGCGCGTCAGACACCGGCACCCCGATGTTGACGCAGTCCACCGGCAGTCCGGCGGCGGCGCGCACGTCCGCCTCGCGGCAGGGCGACCAGACGCTCAGGCGCGTTGCGCCCGCCCGCTTGCGCATGGTTCGGACCAGGGTTTCGAGTCCCTCCTGCCCCACCCAGCCCAGTTCAATCTCCTCCACGCCGAGGTCGAGCAGACCGGCGATGATGGCTTCCCGCGTGTCCAGGGTGAAATAGGCTCCGAAGAGCTGGGCACCTTCCCTGAGTGTCGTGTCGATGAGCATGATCGTGTCCCCTGGTTCCAGGCTGTCTCTTGGTTACAGGCTTTCCCTGCACCACCTGAGCATGAAGGGTGCCAAACAATCGGATTCTTGCAACATCCAGGAATAAAAGCGTTTTCATTGAATTTCCTCCTGCGGCGGTTCGCCTACGTTTTTGTAGGAAGCAACACTCTTGGTAGGTCAGCCGTGTCGCAACCTACATTTGTGTGGGGTGCCTGTCAGCGATAGATAAGTAATAAAGTCAAGTTATTTCAATATATTATGATTCAATACTTCATGTGGCACGGGCCTTGCCTAGGGAGGGCATCAACGCGAACAAACCCCTTTGGAGGAAAATCATGAGGAAAGTAGCGATTTACGGGAAGGGCGGCATCGGAAAGTCCACCACCACGCAGAACACTGTGGCCGGTCTGGCCGAGATGGGCCGCAAGATCATGGTCGTGGGCTGCGACCCCAAGGCGGACTCAACCCGCCTGCTGCTGGGCGGTCTGGCGCAGAAGTCTGTGCTCGACACCCTGCGCGAGGAAGGCGAGGACGTGGAGCTGGACGACATCCGCAAGCCCGGTTTCGGCGGCACCTGGTGCGTCGAGTCCGGCGGACCCGAGCCGGGTGTCGGCTGTGCGGGCCGCGGCATCATCACCTCCATCAACATGCTCGAATCCCTGGGCGCCTACGAGGAGTCCGAGGGCTTGGATTACGCCTTCTACGACGTGCTTGGCGACGTGGTCTGCGGCGGCTTCGCCATGCCCATCCGCGACGGCAAGGCCGAGGAGATCTACATCGTCTGTTCCGGCGAGATGATGGCCATGTATGCGGCCAACAACATCTGCAAGGGCATCATGAAGTACGCCGAATCCGGCGGGGTGCGTCTGGGCGGCCTTATCTGCAACTCCCGAAACACCGACCGCGAGGCCGACCTGATCACCGAGCTGGCCAACAAGCTGGGCACCCAGATGATCTACTTCGTCCCCCGCGACAACGACGTGCAGCGCGCCGAGATCAACCGCAAGACCGTCATCGAGTGGGACGGAACCGTGCCCCAGGCCGATCAGTATCGCGGGCTGGCCAAGGCCATTGACGGGAACACGATGTTCACGGTGCCCACCCCCCTTGAGATCGAAGATCTGGAACAGCTGCTTCTCGACTACGGCATCATGGAAGCCTAGTTAATCAAAATCAATTAAAATCAAAATGATAGGAGATATGTAAAATGATGATCATGGTCAGAGCCATTGTGCGCCCCGAAAAATCCGACGACGTGTTGGCAGCCCTGATGGACAACGGGTTTCCGGCTGTCACCAAATACTCCGTGGCCGGGCGCGGCAAGCAGCGCGGCATCAAGATAGGCGAAGTCACCTACGACGAGATCCCCAAGACCATGCTCATGAGCGTGGTCAAGGAGGCGGACAAGGACTTCGTCATCTCCACCATCATGGAAGCGGCGCGCTCCGGCGTGAAGGGCGCGTTCGGCGACGGCAAGATATTCGTCTCCCCGGTGGAGGATGTCTACACCATCAGTTCCGGCGTGCATGACACAGCCGCTGCCGAGGAGGCGTAGCATGAAGGAAGTGATCGCAGTGGTGCGCATGGACATGATGAACCGGACCAAGGCCGCGCTGACCGCTGCCGGGGTCGATGCCTTCTTCGCCCACGAGGCGCAGGGACGGGGCAAGGGGTTTGTCAATTCCGGCGTGCTTCAGGGCGCAGAGAGCGGCTACGAGGAAGCCGCCGCCGTGCTCGGGGAAAAGGGCAAGCTCTATCCCAAGCGCATGGTCACGGTGGTGGTCAAGGACGACATGGTCGAGGACGTGATCGAGGCCATCGCCAAGGTCAACCGCACCGGCAAGCCCGGCGACGGCAAGATATTCGTCCTGCCCATCAGCGACGCAGTCCGTGTGCGCACCGGTGAAAAGGGCGCGAAGTCCATAGCCTAAGCCCTGCAAGGAGAATGTGAAATGGCAAAGACCAAGAAGGCGGTACAGTTCAACCCCGCCGACATCAAGGAAGAGCTTCTCAAGAAGTATCCTCCCAAGGTGGCGAGAAAGCGCGCCACGCAGATAATGATCAACGAGGCCCAGGAAAGCGAGACACCGTCCGAGATCGTGGCCAACGTCCGCACCATTCCCGGCATCATCACCATGCGCGGCTGCACCTACGCGGGCTGCAAGGGCGTCATCATGGGCCCCACCCGCGACATCCTGAACATCACTCACGGCCCCATCGGCTGCGGCTTTTACTCCTGGCTCACACGGCGCAACCAGACCGACGCGGGCGAGACCGGCGAAAACTACATGCCCTACTGCTTCTCCACCGACATGCAGGACCAGGACATCATCTTCGGCGGAGAGAAGAAGCTGGCGGCGGCCATTGAGGAGGCCTACGACCTGTTCCACCCCAAGGGCATCTGTGTCTTCGCCACCTGCCCGGTGGGGCTCATCGGCGACGACATCCACGCCGTGGCCAGGAAGATGAAGGCGAAATTCGGCGACTGCAACGTCTTTGCCTTCTCCTGCGAAGGGTACAAGGGCGTGTCCCAGTCCGCCGGTCACCACATCGCCAACAACCAGGTCTTCACCCATCTCGTGGGCGAGAACCAGACCCCGCCCGCAGGCGAGTACAAGATCAACCTCCTTGGCGAGTACAACATCGGCGGCGACGGCTTCGAGATCGACCGCGTGCTCAAGAAGTGCGGCATCACCAACATCGCCACCTTCTCGGGCAATTCGTCCTACGAGCAGTTTGCCTCGGCCCAGCATGCCGACCTGAGCGCGGTCATGTGCCACCGCTCCATCAACTATGTGGCTGACATGCTGGAGACCAAATACGGCATCCCGTGGATCAAGGTGAACTTCATCGGGGCCGGGGCCACGGCCAAGTCCCTGCGCAAGATCGGGCAGTACTTCGGCGACAAGGCCCTTGTCGATCGCATCGAGGCCGTCATTGCCGAGGAGCTGCCCGTTGTCGAGGCAGTGGCCGCGGACGTCAAGACCCGCACCACCGGCAAGACCGCCATGCTCTTTGTGGGCGGTTCCCGTGCCCATCACTACAACGAACTGTTCCAGGAAATGGGCATGAAGACCCTGTCCGCCGGGTACGAGTTTGGTCACCGCGACGACTACGAGGGCCGCGAGGTTATTCCGAGCCTGACCGTGGACGCCGACTCGCGCAACATCGAGGAGATCGAGGTCGAGGCCGACGAAAAGCTCTACCGGGCGCGCAAGACCCCGGAAGAGATCAAGGCCCTGGAGGACGCCGGGTACAAGTTCAAGCATTACGACGGCCTGAACAGGGACATGGACAAGGGTTCCATCATCATCGACGACCTCAACCAGTACGAGGCCGAAAAGTTGGTGGAGCTCCTCAAGCCGGACATCTTCTGTGCGGGCATCAAGGAGAAGTTCTCCATCCAGAAGCTGGGCGTGCCCATGAAGCAGCTCCACAGCTACGACTCCGGCGGCCCCTATGCGGGGTTCAAGGGCGCGGTCAATTTCTACAAGGAAATCGACAGGCTCGTGAGCAGCAAGGTCTGGAGCTACATGAAGGCGCCCTGGCAGCAGAACCCCGAACTGACGGCCACGTTCGTCTGGGAATAGGAGACAAGAGACATGCTACTCAGACACACACCAACGGAAGTCGCTGACCGCAAGGCCCTGACCATCAATCCGGCCAAGACCTGTCAGCCCATCGGAGCCATGTACGCCGCGCTCGGCATACACGGGTGCCTGCCGCACAGCCACGGCTCGCAGGGATGCTGCGCCTACCACCGCTCGGCCCTGACCCGGCACTACAAGGAGCCGGTCTCGGCAGCCACCAGCTCGTTCACCGAGGGCGCGTCGGTGTTCGGCGGCCAGGCCAACCTGCTTCAGGCCATCAACAACATCTTCACGGTCTATGAGCCGGAAGTCATCGCCGTGCACACCACCTGCCTCTCCGAGACCATCGGCGACGATCTCAACCAGATATTCGACAAGGCCCGCAGGGAGGGCAAGGTGCCCGAAGGGTGTACCCTGGTGGGTGCGCCCACGCCCAGCTACGTCGGCTCCCATGTGACCGGCTTCTCCAACATGGTCAAGGCCATGGCCCAGCTGGCCGAGCCTTCGGGCAAAAAGAGCGGCAAGGTCAACATCATTCCCGGCTGGGTCGAGCCCTCGGACATGGCCGAGATCAAGCGGCTGGCCGCCCTGGTCGGTGTGCCCGTGACCGTGTTCCCCGACACCTCCGGCGTGCTCGATGCCCCGCTCACTGGCGAGTACAAGATGTTCCCGGACGGCGGCGTGACCATCAAGGAACTCAAGGCCAGCGGCGATGCCACGGCCACCCTGGCCATGGGCGAGTGGTGCTCGGCAGATGCGGCGCGCTGGCTTGACGCCAAGTGCAAGGTGCCGTGCACCGTGCTCGACATGCCCTTTGGCCTGGCTGCCACCGACCGCTTCATCGATGTGCTGCGCACCGTGGCCGGGGTGACCGTGCCCGACGCCGTGGCAGTGGAGCGCGGTCAGCTCGTGGACCTCATCTCCGACATGCACCAGTACTTCTACGGCAAGCGCGTGGCCCTGTGGGGCGACCCGGACCAGCTCATCTCCATGTGCGAGTTCCTGGTCAGCCTCGACATGCAGCCCGCCTACGTGGTCACCGGCACGCCGGGCAAGAAGTTCGAGGAGCGCATCCGGGATATCTGCGCTGGCAGGCCGTTCGAGGTCAAGGTCAAGGCCAAGGGCGACATGTTCCTGATGCACCAGTGGATCAAGAACGAGCCCGTGGACCTGCTTATCGGCAACTCCTACGGCAAGTACATCGCCCGCGACGAGGACATCCCGCTCTTGCGCTGGGGCTTCCCCATCCTGGACCGCCAGGGGCACCAGTACTTCCCCACGGTCGGCTACAGGGGTGGCCTGCGTCTGCTCGAAAAGATGCTCGACCTGTTCCTCGACCGCAAGGACCGCGACGATCCGGAAACCTCCTTCGAACTCGTCCTCTAACAATACCGTGCGCCCGCGGCGGGGGTCACCTCCCCTCCGCCGCAGGCCGAATTTCAGATCGCAAGGCGACCAGACAAGGCGGACACATGGCGACCACTTCTTCCTTCAGCTCTCTGCATCCCTGTTTCGGGAACGGCTCGCGCCGGATTGTTGGCCGGTTGCACCTGCCCGTGGCCCCGCGCGCCAACACCCGCATCCGTTTTGCCCCGGCCCCGGCGGCAACACCGGCCATGACACCTGAAGAAGGGCTGGCCCTGGTCGACCGCACGCTGGAGCACGGCGTGGCCGTGGACATGGTGGGCATCACCGGCCCCGGCGACCCGCTGGCCACGCCCGAGACGACTCTGCGCACCCTGCGGCTGGTCCGGGACAAGTACCCGGACATGGGGCTGTGCCTGACCACCGTGGGCATGGGCGGCGCGCCCGTGGCCGGGGAGCTGGCCGCGCTGGGCCTGTCCCACGTCACCGTGTTGTCGGACGCCGTGTCCGCCGGGGTGGCCGAGGGTTTGTACGCCTGGATTCGTCCCTCCACCCGGACCGTGCCGCTGCCCCAGGCTGCCCGGACCCTCGTGGACGAGCAGCGTCAGGCCGTGGCCGCGTTCGTCGAGGCCGGACTGACCGTCAAGATCAACACCACGCTCTATCCCGGCCACAACGCGGATCACGTGGAAACCATCGCCCGGACCATGGCCGGGCTGGGCGCGTCGATCATGGCCGTGGTTCCCTTCTGGCCCGGCGGAGAAGAGGGCGGGAAAAGGGCCGAGGCCGTGTCCGGACCGGACATGGACCTGCTCGATTCGGTCCGCGAGAGGGTGGCCGGCCACATCAGCCTCATGCCCTCCTGGGGCGAGTGTGGGCGGGATCTGGTCGGCCTGGAAAAGGGGGATGCCTCCATGATGGCATTGGCGGTGGCGTCGGTGGTGGCGTCGGCGACGCTGCCCCGGCCCGTTGCCGGGCGGCCCAACGTGGCCGTGGCCAGCGCAAGCGGCATGGACGTGGACCTGCACCTGGGCCACGCGGTCAAGCTGCTCATCTACGGCCCGCGCGAGGACGGGCTGGCCTGTCTGCTCGAAACCCGCGACGCCCCGGAGCCGGGGGGCGGGACCAGCCGGTGGGAGACCCTGGCCGACACGCTGGGCGACTGTTTCGCCCTGCTCGCGGCCAGCGCCGGGGAAAGCCCCAGGGAGATTTTGAGCCGTCGCGGCGTGGCCGTCCTGATCACCGAAGGCGAGATCGAGGGGACCGTGGACGCGCTCTACGGCGGCGGCAGAAAGGGAAGGGGCCGCAAGTAGCGGCGCAACATATATAAGGAGAACGAGAAAAATGGCTACCCCCGCAAAAATGATCATCTGTTGTCAGAGCTTCCGCGCCCAGGGCGATCCCAAGGGTATCTGTCACAAGCAGACCGATGGTTTTCTCCAGTACATCGAAGAGGAGATTCTCGACCGGGGCATCGACGCCCAGG from Pseudodesulfovibrio aespoeensis Aspo-2 includes the following:
- a CDS encoding metal ABC transporter solute-binding protein, Zn/Mn family, with the translated sequence MPLKSGKTHALLATLALCLGVVLGAGNALAGSPVFVSILPQKYFVEKIAGDLAEVSVLVMPGASPHTYEPTPRQMTALAGAKAYFSIGVNFEEVWLPRINSANPTMRIVATDRGIEKIPMAAHAHHAEDGGHDEDGGHEDHAHDTAGAAQKDHEHDQAAAHHDHDHDHGTLDPHVWLSPDGARVLARNTCAGLIKMDPANEAVYRANADALLLEIDRVDAEIRTRLDTLPENRRSFMVFHPSWGYFAHQYGLTQIPIESQGKEPSPKGLSQIIKQGRDLGIRVIFVQPQFSEKSAAVIAAEIGAKTAELDPLAEDWAATMLHAAQAISQAAR
- a CDS encoding acyl-CoA dehydratase activase; translated protein: MIVGLDIGSRSIELVAVQNGEVVRALRAPTTFDPVSQCAGLLEGLRPASLVGTGYGRNLIQCLGLGCPLSSITEIKAHAMGATHLFAQARSVLDIGGQDTKAIALAPGHEGQPGRVVKFEMNDRCAAGTGKFLEYTAGVFQIPVEMFGAYALKGSDPPEISSMCTVFAETEATSLMARGTPPESIALGLHKAIVKRTVNMLGRVGFALPLVFTGGVANNPCVLTLLARELKAEIGTDILIPDQPDMAGALGAALAGLVGLTGTDLPRHSSLAPRVNS
- a CDS encoding double-cubane-cluster-containing anaerobic reductase: MSDSTHTQMWEKLNLDLPAHDALLGVLGKFYGDIYLSQENRLRGAEYLDFVLSEVHGLRIKELQDAKAEGRKVVGSFCVFVPEEMTLAADAVHVGLCAGAEAGTNLAEQLVPRNTCALIKSFIGFKMARLCPFTESCDLIVGETTCDGKKKAYEAFNEIAPTYVMEVPQTKTPAARALWRSEIVRYMAELEKVTGRTITAEKLAQGIRTANAKRRALQRLTKLRAASPAPISGRDALLINQISFYDEPVRFTAKINELCDELEARIAAGQGVAPANTPRLMLSGCPMAVPNWKLPYVVESAGAVIVGEESCIGTRNSRDLTDESGTTLEAMIDAIADRYMKIDCACFTPNTERLDNVTSLAKMVKADGVIHYSLLFCQPYSHEALKVDKALAGAGIPMLSIETDYSMEDVEQLKTRIEAFVETLA
- a CDS encoding LeuA family protein, with translation MLIDTTLREGAQLFGAYFTLDTREAIIAGLLDLGVEEIELGWVGQEGLETLVRTMRKRAGATRLSVWSPCREADVRAAAGLPVDCVNIGVPVSDAHMEKRLGMDRQAVLERITSTVLAARLMDVSAVSVGLEDVSRSDLGFALTAALTAAEAGASRVRLSDSLGILTPVRMQALIDLFRPALDIDLAVHCHDDFGMATANAVTALDAGADYADASVLGIGERSGIAATEELAAHLCLNGNNSPCRPYRTDGLRALCRFVSKAAGVPIPRTKSIAGDDIFACESGLHAHALSKSPDLFEPYDPARIGAGRRIAVGGKSGRGAVVNALADFNLHCPDTAIPNLVNTVRQRAWELRRPLTRTEFARLTEGCRDSEKNRQS
- the nifH gene encoding nitrogenase iron protein, producing the protein MRKVAIYGKGGIGKSTTTQNTVAGLAEMGRKIMVVGCDPKADSTRLLLGGLAQKSVLDTLREEGEDVELDDIRKPGFGGTWCVESGGPEPGVGCAGRGIITSINMLESLGAYEESEGLDYAFYDVLGDVVCGGFAMPIRDGKAEEIYIVCSGEMMAMYAANNICKGIMKYAESGGVRLGGLICNSRNTDREADLITELANKLGTQMIYFVPRDNDVQRAEINRKTVIEWDGTVPQADQYRGLAKAIDGNTMFTVPTPLEIEDLEQLLLDYGIMEA
- a CDS encoding P-II family nitrogen regulator, whose product is MMIMVRAIVRPEKSDDVLAALMDNGFPAVTKYSVAGRGKQRGIKIGEVTYDEIPKTMLMSVVKEADKDFVISTIMEAARSGVKGAFGDGKIFVSPVEDVYTISSGVHDTAAAEEA
- a CDS encoding P-II family nitrogen regulator, whose protein sequence is MKEVIAVVRMDMMNRTKAALTAAGVDAFFAHEAQGRGKGFVNSGVLQGAESGYEEAAAVLGEKGKLYPKRMVTVVVKDDMVEDVIEAIAKVNRTGKPGDGKIFVLPISDAVRVRTGEKGAKSIA
- a CDS encoding nitrogenase component I subunit alpha, with product MAKTKKAVQFNPADIKEELLKKYPPKVARKRATQIMINEAQESETPSEIVANVRTIPGIITMRGCTYAGCKGVIMGPTRDILNITHGPIGCGFYSWLTRRNQTDAGETGENYMPYCFSTDMQDQDIIFGGEKKLAAAIEEAYDLFHPKGICVFATCPVGLIGDDIHAVARKMKAKFGDCNVFAFSCEGYKGVSQSAGHHIANNQVFTHLVGENQTPPAGEYKINLLGEYNIGGDGFEIDRVLKKCGITNIATFSGNSSYEQFASAQHADLSAVMCHRSINYVADMLETKYGIPWIKVNFIGAGATAKSLRKIGQYFGDKALVDRIEAVIAEELPVVEAVAADVKTRTTGKTAMLFVGGSRAHHYNELFQEMGMKTLSAGYEFGHRDDYEGREVIPSLTVDADSRNIEEIEVEADEKLYRARKTPEEIKALEDAGYKFKHYDGLNRDMDKGSIIIDDLNQYEAEKLVELLKPDIFCAGIKEKFSIQKLGVPMKQLHSYDSGGPYAGFKGAVNFYKEIDRLVSSKVWSYMKAPWQQNPELTATFVWE
- the nifK gene encoding nitrogenase molybdenum-iron protein subunit beta; translated protein: MLLRHTPTEVADRKALTINPAKTCQPIGAMYAALGIHGCLPHSHGSQGCCAYHRSALTRHYKEPVSAATSSFTEGASVFGGQANLLQAINNIFTVYEPEVIAVHTTCLSETIGDDLNQIFDKARREGKVPEGCTLVGAPTPSYVGSHVTGFSNMVKAMAQLAEPSGKKSGKVNIIPGWVEPSDMAEIKRLAALVGVPVTVFPDTSGVLDAPLTGEYKMFPDGGVTIKELKASGDATATLAMGEWCSADAARWLDAKCKVPCTVLDMPFGLAATDRFIDVLRTVAGVTVPDAVAVERGQLVDLISDMHQYFYGKRVALWGDPDQLISMCEFLVSLDMQPAYVVTGTPGKKFEERIRDICAGRPFEVKVKAKGDMFLMHQWIKNEPVDLLIGNSYGKYIARDEDIPLLRWGFPILDRQGHQYFPTVGYRGGLRLLEKMLDLFLDRKDRDDPETSFELVL
- a CDS encoding NifB/NifX family molybdenum-iron cluster-binding protein, giving the protein MATTSSFSSLHPCFGNGSRRIVGRLHLPVAPRANTRIRFAPAPAATPAMTPEEGLALVDRTLEHGVAVDMVGITGPGDPLATPETTLRTLRLVRDKYPDMGLCLTTVGMGGAPVAGELAALGLSHVTVLSDAVSAGVAEGLYAWIRPSTRTVPLPQAARTLVDEQRQAVAAFVEAGLTVKINTTLYPGHNADHVETIARTMAGLGASIMAVVPFWPGGEEGGKRAEAVSGPDMDLLDSVRERVAGHISLMPSWGECGRDLVGLEKGDASMMALAVASVVASATLPRPVAGRPNVAVASASGMDVDLHLGHAVKLLIYGPREDGLACLLETRDAPEPGGGTSRWETLADTLGDCFALLAASAGESPREILSRRGVAVLITEGEIEGTVDALYGGGRKGRGRK